In Desulfoferula mesophila, the genomic window CGTCTCGATGGGCCAGTTGTCGATCTTGTAATAACCGGCCATGGACTTGGCGCCCATCACCGAGGTGTAGATCTTGCTGGGCTTGATGGCCTCGATGGTCTCCTTGAGCGAACCGGAGTGATCCGGCTCCATGTGGTTGACCACCAGGTAGTCGATCTCGGTGGGGTCCATCAGGTTGTGCAGGCGGTGCACCAAATCCAGATAGAACGGCTTTTTGACCGTGTCGAAAAGCGCCACCTTTTCGTCCTTGGCCAGGTAGGCATTGTAGGTGCTGCCCTTGTAGGTGGAGTACCCGTGAAAGTCACGGATGTTCCAGTCCACGGCTCCCACCCAATAAATGCTGTCCTTTATTTCAACCGGTTTCATAACAGCTTTCGCTCTCAGATTGAATTGGCCTGATTCCACAAGTGAAAAAGGCCGGGCCCCAGGCCCGGCCCCAAGATGCTCTTAGTCTTCCGGCTCGAATTGATCCTTGGAAGCGCCGCAGACCGGGCAGGACCAGTCGTCGGGCAGATCTTCGAAGGCGGTACCCGCGGCCACGCCGCTGTCAGGGTCGCCCTTGGCCGGGTCGTAAACGTAACCACAAACTCCGCATACGTACTTCTTCATTATTCAACAGCTCCCGTTGCAAGCGTGTACTAGGCTTCGGCTTTCCAGTGCCCGTGCTTGTTGCAATACTCGCGGGCGGTGACCCCCGAGGCGTCGACCTTGAAAGTGGCCTCGGGCGCCTGGCCGGGGCTCAGGAACTCCATATAAGCCTTGTCGCCGGCCACCAGTTCGATCCACTGGATGTAGTGCTCGGCCTCCATGGGATGGGCCACGCTGCCGACCTTCACCTTGTAGCCGCCGTCCACCTTCTCGATCACCGGCACGTGCTTTTCCTTGGCCGCGTCCACGGTGTTCTCGCTCTGCAGCACCATGGGCTGGCCGCAGCAAACCAACTCGCCGCCGCCGGCGATCAGCAATTCCACGATATTGCCACATACTTCGCATTTATAAACTTGCAGCCGTTGCTCGGCCATGACGCGCCTCCTTGATAAAGCTATATCGATTTGGTTTAAGTCTTACTTTATATAGTAAGCGCCGGTTACCAGTTTTCGCAAATCAGGGCGAAATGAGCCTGGGGATGGGCGCAGGCCGGGCACTCGTAAGGCGCGGCGTCACCTTCATGGATGTAGCCGCAGTTCATGCAGCGCCACACCACCGGGGCGGGGCGTTTGAACACCAGGCCGTTTTCGATGTTGGCGGCCAGGGCCAGGTAACGCTCCTCGTGGAACTTCTCGGCGACCGCGATGTTGCGGAATACCCGAGCGATCTCCTCGAAGCCTTCCTCGCCGGCCACCTTGGCGAAGTCGGGGTACATCTGGCCCCACTCGTAGTTCTCGCCGGCCGCGGCGGCCTTGAGGTTTTCCACGGTGGCGCCGATGACGCCGGCCGGGAAAGCGCCGCTTATCATGACGTCGCCGCCCTCCAGGAACTTGAAAAAGCGTTTGGCGTGCTCCTTCTCCTGGTTGGCGGTTTCGGTGAATATCTCGGAAATCTGGCGGTAGCCCTCTTTCATGGCCTGCGAAGCGAAATAGGTATAACGGTTGCGGGCCTGGGACTCGCCGGCAAAGGCGGTTAGCAGGTTTTTTTCGGTTTGGCTGCCCACAAGGCTGGACATAAATCTCTCTCCGTTCAGCTTAGCGTGTAGTGAATGACGTGTAGCGGGGTTAGCCCTTGAGGGTCTTCTTACCCGAATCGGTGATAGCGTATTTGCAGCGAACCGGGCTGTCCACCAGGCCGTCCTTCTTGAGGGCGGTCATGGTGCCGGAAACTGATTTGCTTTCCATTCCAGCCTGTTCGGCCACTTGTTTGTTGCTCATGGGCTCTTTGGCCTTGGCGAGCACAGACAAAACCTTCTTGGCTTCAGACGTAGTCTGGGCGGCCATTGGTAAATCTCCTTATAACTATACGGGAAAAGACAGGCTATTGTCTCGTTTTTAAAGCCTCCTGGCAGGTGGCGCAACGCCCCACGAATTCCAGGCGATGTCCCAACACCTCGAAGCCGGACTCATCGGCCACCCGGTCTTCCATGCCCGCCAAAAGATCCATGTCCACATCGAAAACCCTGCCGCAATCCACGCAGCGCAGGTGATAGTGGTTCATGGTGTTGCCGTCGAAACGCATTTCCTGACCGGCAACGTCTATCTTTTGAAGCATGCCCGCTCGGGACAGGATGTCCAAATTGCGGTATACGGTGCCCAAGCTGATGCGCGGCAGGCGCCGGCGCACCATATTGCAGAGCTCACCCGCAGTGGGGTGGCTGGTTACGCCTTTGAGCACCTCCATGATGACCTGGCGTTGGGTTGTCATACGAAGCTTTTCCGGGGTTTCCATGATGGCCTCCCAATAATCATTCCTAATATTTAAATTAAGCTAGAATCTCACTCTTGTCAAGCTCTTGGGAGGACATGCACCAAGAAGCCGCAAAGCAGGAGAGCTCGTGAAAACCGTTTGGCAGAGGAGAGTATGCATAGACAAAGGCGGTCATGTCAAGTTGTCGTGGTAGGCGTAACCATTACTTGTAAGCGTTATCTAGCCTAAAACCATAGCACTTACAGCGCCGACTGGCCAGGCAACGTACCGCCCTGGTCTACTGCCCCCTCAAAACCCGCGCAAAGGCGTCAAAGGCCGGTTGGCCGAAAAGCACAAAGCGCACCTCGTCGAACTTGCCGGGATTTTTCTCTATACCCTGACGCACCGCCTCCAGGGCCACCTTGGCCGCCGCATCCAGCGGATAGCCGTAGGCCCCGGTGGACAGGCTGGGAAAGGCCACGCTCCTGAGTCCGTGTTGGGCGGCCAGGTCCAGGGAGCTCTTGTAGGCGCTGGCCAGCAGGCGCGCGTCCTCCGGCCGCCCCCGGTAGATGGGCCCCACGGTGTGGATGACCTTTTTGGCCTTCAAGCGCCCAGCGGTGGTTATCACCGCCTCACCGGTGGGACAGGAGCCGATCTTGCGGCACTCGGCCATGATCTCCGGGCCGCCCGCCCGGTGGATGGCCCCGTCCACACCGCCGCCCCCGGCCAGGCGGCTGTTGGCCGCGTTGACGATGGCCTCGGTATCGGCCTGGGTTATGTCCCCCTGGGTCAGCACCAGGCGGGTTTGGCCTATCATCTTTTCCATGACTCACCCCCTCAATTGTTCAGCAGGGCGCGGGGAAAGAAGAAATACAGCTTGCCGATATTCTTCATGCGCCCGGCCAGGGCTCCGGCCTGGGGCCCGGAGCCGAAGAACAGGTCCAGCCGCCCCGGCCCCCGGATGGCCCCCCCGGTGTCCTGGTTGAACACGAAGCGGGCCAGCGGCGCGGTCTTGCCCTCCGGCGCGGGCAGCGTGCCGGTCACGTAGCCCAGGGCCAGGCCGGGGAACAGGCGGCGGTCGGTGGCCACGCTGCGCCCGGCGGTGAGGGGCTGGCCAAAGCAGCCCAAGGGGCCGCCGATGACCGGCAGGGGCCGGAAAAACACGTACGAGGGATTGTGACTGAGCACCTGGCGCAGGTACTGGGGATTGGCCTCCAAATAGGCCTGGATGCCCTGCATGGACATGCTGCCCGGTTCCATCATTTTTTTATTCAAGAGCATCTTGCCGATGGAGCGATAGGGGCGGCCGTTGCTGGCCGCGTAGCCCACCCGGCGGCGCGAGCCATCGGCGAACTCCAGTTGCCCCGAGCCCTGGATGTGCAGGAAAAACACCTCCACCGGGTCGGACACGTAGCCCAGCACCTCGGCCTTGCCCTCGATGACCTTGTTGAAGTCGATGGCCTCGCGGTCGGGATAGGGCCGCACCCGGTGGTTCTTGACCTGCCCCACCAGTTGCTTGGCCGGGTACTGCTCCCCGAACTGGCGCAGATCGATCCACACCAGGTCTTCGGGCAGGGCATACACCGGATACTGGAACGCGCCCTGGGGCTTGCGGCGGGCCTGGAGCACGGGCTCGTAATAGCCGGTCATGAGCACCTCGCCCTGGCCGTCGCGGCCCACCGACTCCAGCAGGACGTATTTTTCCTGCAGGGCCCGGGAGCGCTCCACCGGGTCGGGCAGGCGGTAGAGCAGGTCTTTTAGCTCCTCCAGCATGGCCGCCATCTGGGCCGCGTTCATGCGGTAGGGACCAAAGGTGAAGCTTTTGTCCTGATTGGTTTTGCGCAGATAGGCCAGGGAGGACTCGGCGGCCTGGAAAAATCCCCGCGCCCCCAGGTCGTCCAAGAGCAGCGGCCAGTCGTCATTGGCCACCAGCCGGAGGGTGTTCTGGGCGGTGGGGGCGGGCGGCGGGCCGGGCGTGGCGCAGGCGGCCAGCAGGGCCAAGACGGCCAGCAGCGTGATCCAGGCGAATCGGCATAGATTGGTTTGGCGCTTGTTCATGGATTCATCCTAAGCGCAGCCCGGCCTTGGCATCAAGAGCCAGGCAGGAACATCGCCACCCCCTGGCCCCGCTGCACCCCGGCCAGGCGGGCCACGGTGGCACATTTGGCCAGGAACAACATGAGCAGGGGCCAGGGCGCCCCGCCCCGCTCCAGCATGTCCCGGGCCAAGGCCAGGGTCTCGAAATGGCCCATACCCTTGGCCACCACCAGGTCGGCCCCGGCCAGCAGCTCGCTCAGCTCCGGCGGCGCGGCCAGGGGATCCAGGCCCACCGCCGCGGGGGCGATGCCCCGCACCTGGCCCAGCCCGAAGCTCTCGCCCGCCGCCTCCAGGTCGGCCAGGCTCAAGTCGTTCTGCACCGGTCCGGCCTTGACCACGTAGTGCACCTGGCAGCCCCGGCCCATGAGGTGCCCGGCCAGCAGACGGTCAAAGGACTGCTCCCCGCAGTTGTCGGCCAGAATTACTACCCGCGCGCCGGGGCGCAGCCGGGCCTCGGCCAGTTCCAGGTCGTCGCGGCCCAGCTCCAGGGCGCCCCCCTGTTCCCACAGGCGGCTGGTGTCGGCCAGGCAGAAATGGTCCAGGGCGTTGCCCATGATGGCCAGCCTGGCCCGGGCGGCAAAGGTGTCGGGCGCCTGGCTCAGGCGCTCGGCGGCCGAGCGGGCCGTCACGAAGTCATGCTGTTTCTTGGCGGCAAAGGGGTCCGCGCCCTTGGTGCGCCCGCCCACGTAGGCGAAAAACTCGCTGGCAATAAAGGCCGGAGCCTCTTCCTTGGCCAGTCCTCGCGCGGTGATGCGCTCTATGTCCTGGCGCAGTTCCTTCTCCCGGGCGGGGGTCAGCTCCAACCCGGCCAGGACCTGCTCGCCCAGGCGCTGCAAACAGGCGGGGCATTCCTCGCCGGGGATGCGGCTCACGCCAGGCGCTCCCTGAGGCTGGGCCAGGACCAATCCACCGGCACTCGTAGGCACTGTCCGTCGCGGTTGGCATACAGCAGGTGCCCGGCCTCCTGGCCGCGCAAAAACAAATCCCTGGTCAGCTCCACGTCGGCCTGGCAATAGGCGGTCAGCTCCTCCAGGCGGCCCTGGTTCCACCAATCCACCGCCTGCAAACCGTCGGCGGTCTTGGCCGCGCCCAGGGTGGCCCCGGCCAGGGCGTCCAGGCTCAGGCGGTGGCCCAGGGACTGCTGCACGTCCAGCATCAGGTCGAGGTTGGGCAGAGAGCGCAGGTCGGCCGCGGTGTAGGCGCTGAGCACCTGATAGTCGAAACGCATGTGGTTGAAGCCGATGACCAGCTCCAGCTCGCTCAGGCGCTTGATCAAATCGAGCACCTGGTCTTCGCTATAAGAGATGAACTCGTCCCTGACCGAGTCGTAGAGCACGGCCACGCTCACCCGCATGAGGTGGATGTTGTTCCAGCCGCCAACCTGGTTGGCCAGCTTCTGGGTCTCCAAATCGAACACCCCGTAGGCCAGGGGGTGCTCCCTGGAGCGCACCGGGGGCGGAGCGATCACCTGGGGCGCGGGGGCGGCGCAGGGCTCCGCCTCTTCCAGGGGCAGCTTGCCCAGGAGCAGGCGGGTGAGCATCAGGGCCCCTAGTTTGTCCAGGGGCTTGTTGCCCGAGCCGCATTTGGGCGAGTACACGCAGGCCGGGCAGCCCTCCTCGCAATCGCAGGTGGCCAGTAGCTCCTCCACCTTTTCCAAGAGCTCCTCGATGAGCCCATAGCCCCGCTCGGCCAGGCCCACCCCGCCGGGCACCCCGTCGTAGATGAACACCCCGGCCTTGCCGGTCTGGGGGTGCAGGGGGATGGAGATGCCCCCGATGTCCCCCCGGTCGCACAGGGCGAACAAGGGGAACATGGCGATGGCCACGTGCTCCAGGGCGTGGATGGAGCCCATGAAGTGGCGGCCCGCCCGCTCCAGGCTGCGGCGCACCACGTCCTCGATGTCCATCCACAGACCCACGGTCTCGAAGGTCAGCGGCGGCAGCTCCAGGGGATAGACCCCCATGAGGTCGCCCCCGGAGAGCCGGCGGCGCTCGTAGCCGTTGACCACCTCGGTGACCTTGAGCCGCCCCTTGCGCACCAGGAAGTTGGCCACCGGGCGGCGGCCGGTCTCCTCCAGGATCTCGGTCTCCTTGTCGCTGCGGGCCCGGGTGTAATAGTCGGCATCCAAAGGAGTCACCCGCACCTTGCGGTGCTCCAGGTCCAGCTCCTTGACCAGGTAGGTGCGGCCCCGGTGCAAATACACCGCGCCGGGGTGGCCCTCCTTGAATACCCTCACCCCGTCGAAGGAGCCCACCACCGTGCCTTTGTGGTCCACGATGGCCAGGCTCTCCCCGGCCCCGCGCAGGTCCACCAGGCGCTGGGGCCGTTTGCGGGGGGTGAAATAGCGGGTGCCCGCCGCGTCCAGCAGCAGCTTGCCGTCCTCCATGGCCAGGCGCACCGCCTCGGGGTGGCCCACCGGGGGCAGGAACTCGTCGTCCACGGCCAGGGGCTCCTCGGCCGCCGCGCAGACCAGGTGCTGGGCCACTATCTGGGGGTTGGCCGCGTCCAAGACCGCCGCCTCCACCGGCTGGGCAAAAAACTCCGCCGGGTGGGAGAGCACCCATTGGTCCAGGGCGTCGGGCCCGCCCACCAGCACCACCGCGCTGTCGCGCCCGGCCCGCCCCACCCGGCCGCCCCGCTGCCAGGTGTTGATCTGGCTGCCGGGATAGCCCACCAGGATGCACAAATCCAGGCCGCCGATGTCGATACCCATCTCCAGGGCGCTGGTGGTGACCACCCCGGCCAGGCGTCCGGCGGCCAGGTCGGTCTCGATGCCCCGGCGCTCCTCGGGCAGAAAACCGGCCCGGTAACCGGCCACCAGGCCCTTGAGCTCGGGATGGGCCCGCGTCACCCAGGTGTGGATCAGCTCGGTGTGGATGCGGCTCTTGGTAAAGCAGATGGTGGACAGGCCCTGCCCCACCGCCTGGGCCAAAAGGTAACTGGCCGTGGTGGAGGCCGCGCCGCTGGGGTTGACCAAGACAAAGGAGCGCCCGGCGGCCGGGGCCCCGCAAAAGTCGATGATCTGCTCCGGGGCGAAGGGCCGCCCGGTAAGGGCCTCGGCGTGCTCGCCGGGGTTGGCGATGGTGGCCGAGCTGAGCACGAAGCTGGGGCGGCTCCCCCGTTTGGCGGCCAGGCGCAACAGGCGGCGCAGCACCGAGGCCACGTGACTGCCGAACACCCCCCGATAGGCGTGCACCTCGTCGATAACGATGTACTTGAGGCGGCTCAGGAAATTGTCCCAGGCCGAGGGAAAGGCGCAGATGGCCGCGTGCACCATGTCCGGGTTGGAGATGATCACCGGCGGCGGCTTTTGCCTGAGCTTGCGGCGGCGGCCGTCCGGGGTGTCGCCGTCGTAGATGTCGGCCACCGGCCCCAGGCCCGCGTGCAGGGCCAATTGGTTGAGCGCGCTCATCTGGTCCTGTTCCAGGGCCTTCAGGGGGAACAGGAACAGGGCCGTGGCCGAGGGCTCGGCCAGGATGCGCTCCAAGACCGGCAGGGCGTAGACCAGGGTCTTGCCCGAGGCGGTGGGGGTGGCCGTGACCACGTCACGCCCGGCCCGCACCAGGTTCAGAGCGGTGGCCTGGTGGGAGTAGAGCCGCTCAACTCCCTGGGCGGCCAGGGCCCGCACCAGGCCCGGCGGCAGCGGCGGGTCCGGCTCGCCGTAGGCGGCCTCGCGGGCGGCGATATCCTCCACGTGCACCACCTCGGCCGCCAGACGGTGGCTGCGTTTCAAAGAGGAAACAAAGCTCTTTAGCTCGCCGCTCATGGCCATGGTGTACCACGGGACGCAACGTACGTCTAGCTCCGTGCTAAAGAGGCCCTTTTCAAGGGCTTGACACCTTGACATACCAAGGCCGGTTTGTTATCAAGTGATGTTAGTTTATTAATAGCGCGGCAAGGCAAAGAGCATGGCTGCAACCCCCAAAACCGGGGCTCCCGGCCCGGCGGGAAACCGCGGGACGGCCTCCACACCTAAAATGGTGTTTGGAGGTTTTTTTTGGGCCAACGCCGCCGATTTCACCCGTAATAAGGAGGGCAAGTGAGCCTCAAGCGACGCAACATGCTGGGTCTCTACGGGGTGAGCGCCGAGGAGATCACCACCGTTTTGGACACCGCCGAGTCGCTTAGGGAAATCAGCGCCCGGCCCATCAAAAAAGTCCCCACCCTCCGGGGCAAGACCATCGTCCATTTCTTCTACGAGGCCTCCACCCGCACCCGCACCTCTTTTGAGATCGCGGCCAAGCGCCTCAGCGCCGACACGGTGAGCTTGTCGGCCTCCACCAGCAGCCTGACCAAGGGCGAGACCCTCATCGACACGGCCAAGAACCTCTTGGCCATGAGCCCGGACCTCATTGTGATGCGCCATTCCCAGAGCGGCGCGCCCCACCTGTTGGCCAAGCACATCCCCTGCTCCATCATCAACGCGGGCGATGGGGCCCACGAGCACCCCAGCCAGGGGCTTCTGGACCTACTCACCATCCGCCGGGCCAAAGGCCGCCTGGACGGCCTGAAGGTCTCCATCATCGGCGACATCACCCACTCGCGGGTGGCCCGCTCCGACATCATCGGCCTGAACACCATGGGCAGCCAAGTCACCGTCTACGGCCCGCGCACCCTGTTGCCCCCGGCGGTGGAAACCCTGGGGGTCCGGGTGGCCGGCTCCATGGAAGAGGCGGTGCAAGACGCGGACGTGATCATCATGCTCAGGGTGCAGCAGGAGCGCCTCACCGACGTGCTCTTCCCCTCCCTGCGCGAATACGCCCAGCGCTTCGGCCTGGGGCTCAGGCACCTCAAGGCGGCCAAGCCCGACGTGGTGATCATGCACCCCGGCCCGGTGAACCGGGGGGTGGAGCTGGCCCCCGAGGTGGCCGACGGGCCCTGGTCGCTGATCCTGGATCAGGTGGCCAACGGGGTGGCGGTGCGCATGGCCCTGCTTTACCTCTTGATCGGACCGGAGACCCCATGAGCCAGCCCAGGCCCCTACTCCTGAAGAACGGCCGTTTGCTGTGCCCGGACAGCAACACCGACCAAACCGGCGACCTCTTATTGGAAGGCGGACTCATCTCCGCGGCGGGCGGCGAGCTGCAGGCCCCGGAGGGGGCCGAGGTAATCGACTGCTCCGGCAAGTGGGTGGCGCCGGGTCTCATCGATCTGCACGTGCATCTGAGGGAGCCGGGCCACGAATACAAGGAAGACATCGCCAGCGGCACCGCGGCGGCGGCGGCGGGCGGTTTCACGGCCGTGTGCTCTATGCCCAACACCAACCCGGTGAACGACAGCGCGGCGGTGACCGAGATGATCCTGGAGCGGGCCCGCAAGGTGGGCTCCTGCCGGGTCTACCCCGTGGGGGCCATCACGCCGGGCCTCAAGGGCGAGGGCCTCACCCAGATGGCCGAGCTGAAACAGGCCGGTTGCGTGGCGGTGAGCGACGACGGCCACCCGGTGAGCGACAGCCGCCTGTTGCGCCGGGCCATGGAATACGCCGCGGGCTTCGATCTGCCGGTGATCTGCCACAGCGAAGACACGGCGCTATCGGCCGGAGGGGCCATGCACGAGGGCCCCATGGCCACCGCCCTGGGCCTGCCGGGCATCCCGGCCGAGGCCGAGGTGAGCGCCGTGGAGCGCGACCTGACCCTGGCCGGGCTCACCGGGGCCCGGGTGCACATCGCCCACATTTCCTGCGCGGGCAGCGTGGCCGCCCTGGGCCGGGCCCGGGCGGCGGGCTGGGCGGTGAGCGGCGAGACCGCGCCCCACTACCTGGCCCTGTGCGATCAAGACGTGGGCGGTTACGACACCCACCGCAAGATGAACCCGCCCCTGCGCTCGGCCGCCGACCGCGAGGCGGTGCGCCAGGCCCTGGCCGAAGGGCTTATCCAGGCCCTGGCCACCGACCATGCTCCCCACTCGGTCTTGGAAAAAGAGCTGGAGTTCGGCTTCGCCGCCTTTGGGGTCACCGGCCTGGAGACCGCCCTGGGCGTCATGCTGGAGCTGGTCGCCGAGGGCCTGCTCAGCCCCCTGGCCATGATCGAACGCATGAGCGCCTCTCCGGCCCGCCTGCTGGGCCTGCCCGGCGGCGAGCTGGGCGTGGGCTCCCCGGCCGACGTGGTGGTCATCGACCCCCAGGCGGCCTGGACCGTGGACCCGGCCCGGATGCGCTCCAAGTCGGCCAACACCGCCTTTGCCGGGCGTGAACTGCCCGGCCGGGCGCTCCTCACCGTGTGTGGCGGCGAGGTAACCTTCCGCCTGGAGGGATGAACGTGAGACGCCTGCGCGGCCTTATCAGCTCCGAAGCCATCGCCCTGGTAAGCGCCATCTGCATCGTGCTCATACTCCTGGGGGCCCACTACCAGCGCCAGATAGACGACATGGACCAGCAGGCCCTCAAGGTGGCCCAGCAGGTCTACGAGATATTGACCCCGCCTCCCTCCGCGCAGGCCGCGCCCACCGACCAGACCTCCCCGGCCGCGCCCGTGGCCCCCGCTCAGAACCCCGGCGAAATCCTGGCCAAGGAGCTCAAGGCCCCGGCGCCCATCGAGGTCAAGGTCCTGGACAACCACCCCCAGGCCTGGAAGGTGTTGGTGTGGCATCCCCAGGGCGTGGTGCATTACCTGGTCACTCCCCAGGGAGTCACCCAAAAGGTGCGCTAAAGCCTTGGCTCGTAGGCAATCCCAAAAAGAAGACAACCTGGTGCGCATCCTGCGCTACGCCCTGGGCGTGGCCCCGGCCGAGTTCGCCCTGTTGCCCGACGACGAGGGCTGGGTACCGGTCAAGGAGCTCTTGGCCGCCCTGCACCAGGAGGAGGGCTGGAAGCACCTGCGCCAGGGCATGCTGAACGACGCGGCCTCCCGTCTGGTCCCGGAGCTGGTGGAACTGGATGACAAGCGCATCCGGGTGAGCGAGCGTAGCTTTCAGCCGCCCGACTACGGCGCGGCCCCCCCGGCCCACCTCTATCTGGGGGCCCGGCGCAAGGCCTGGCCGGTGCTCAAGCGCCGGGGCCTGGAAGAGACCCACGACGGCCGCCCCTGGATCTTGTCCGCCACCCCCGAGGCGGCCCTCAGGCTGGGGGAGCGGCGCGACTCCGAGCCGGTGCTGATCACCGTGCAGGCCCACCAGGCCTCGGACCAGGGAGCTCTGTTCCCGGCCTGGGGCGAGTATTTCCTCTGCGCCTGGGCTCCGGCCGCCTGCCTCATGGGCCCTCCCATCGAAGAAACGGTCATCCCCAAGAAACCGGCCAAGCCCAAGCCAGCCCCGGCCGGACCGGCCATGCCCGCGGCGGATTCCATGCCCGGCTCGTTTTTGGTAGACCCGGACGACGTGGAGAAGCCCTACAAGCGCAAGGGCATCACCAAGGACATCCCCTGGAAGAGGGAGCGCCGTAAGGATCGGCGGGGGAAGTGATCCTAGGCGATTCTACGAATGGTTGCTTCCATGAGCAATTTATAGTCTAAGGGGGGGGACAATGAAACTTAAAGCTTTGACTATAACTAATTTCGCAGGTATTGGCGAACCTGGGATCACGGTTCCCATAGATGATATCGTGGTCTTAATTGGACCGAACAATAGCGGAAAATCATCAGTCCTTGACGCATACGAGGCTTTTGCAAATACAGGCGCAGCATTACCAGTAAAATCATTCCATAATGAAGACCCACATAACACAGTCGAAATAATAGGCATCTTTACCGAAATAACTGACGACGACAGAGAAGCACTTAGTAGCAAATGGGAATATCAAGATACTCAATTCGGTCATGCAATGAAATTAAAATGGGAATGGGCAAATCCCGAGCAAGGCGGGTTAAAATATTCCTGGAATCCAGAAAAAGGCGAATGGGTTAAGGGTGGCATGGGAGGCTGGGATACTTTAATTACAAGTAGAATACCTGTTCCGTTACGAATCAAGCCAACAGATGATCACGAAATTACAGAAAAGCAAATAATTGATATTCTCACATCTGCTGCGAAAGCTGCACTTAAGAAAGATGGAACAAAGGCAAATAAAGTTCTCTCCGAGTTGCAATCTCTTGCAGATAGCTTTGTAAAAGAGGTACAGGAAGACCTTGATGATGTATGCAAAAATATAACAAATAAAATTAATCCAATTTTCCCAGGGCACAAAGTGGAGTTCCAACAATCGATCGGGAAAATAGATCCAGATAAAATAATCAGTACTGGAAGCCATATTCGCATAAGTGAACCTGATAAAGACTCTATACCTCTTAGCCACCAAGGGGCGGGCATGCGGCGGACTTTCTTGTGGTCATCCCTTGGCACTCTGGCTGAGATGGGCAAAGTAAAACAAAAGAAAACGGCCATTCCGCCAGAAAGGCAGAGAATTTTATTAATCGAGGAACCAGAGTCTTTTTTACACCCTCCAATGATACGAAGTGCACGTGACGCTTTATATCAATTAGCAGAAATCGCTGAATGGCAAGTAATGACATGCACACACTCGCCAATTTTTATTGATGTTTCAAAGCCTCATACAACAATTCTCAGAATTGAGAAAAAAACATTCGGATCACCTAGAGTGTTTCGTTCTAGCGACGCGAATTTTTCGGAAGATGACCGAGAACAGCTGCGAATGGTACGGTCTTGCCATCCCACAGTTGCAGAATTTTTCTTCGCTGATACGGTATTACTAGTTGAAGGCGAAACAGAACATGCCATATTTACCTACCTGATGTCTCAAGATAATGGCGATAGTGGCCATTGGTGTCATGTAGTAAATTGTATGGGAAAGCCAAACATACCGCTATTTGCTAAAATTCTTAATCAATTCGGTACTCCCTATACAATTATTCACGATACAGACTCTCCCAAAGTGCAGAGATCAGGAAAATGGATCGCCAGTGGCATGTGGACAATTAATAAACGTATTGCGGAAGTGGTTGGGTTCCGTGATGGCAAACTACCACCATGCAGCTTGTTAGCTCACATTCCTGACTTTGAAGGATATTATTTTGGGGAAAAGATAAAAAGTAACAAGCCATATCATGCTATTTCTAAGGTAAGGAGTGCTGAATTTCAAGCGTCACCAAAATTTGCTGAACTCCTCAACATCATTCATGAGCCCAGCAAATGCGATCATGCTGGGATTTATTCGAGCTATAACGAGCTAAAAGTTAGAGTAAAAGACTGGGTCAGTGAAACGAAGCCTGCGCCTCCTGAGGCATGGGAGATAGAGGACTAAAAATCCCATGACATCGCCTTGT contains:
- a CDS encoding ATP-dependent nuclease — protein: MKLKALTITNFAGIGEPGITVPIDDIVVLIGPNNSGKSSVLDAYEAFANTGAALPVKSFHNEDPHNTVEIIGIFTEITDDDREALSSKWEYQDTQFGHAMKLKWEWANPEQGGLKYSWNPEKGEWVKGGMGGWDTLITSRIPVPLRIKPTDDHEITEKQIIDILTSAAKAALKKDGTKANKVLSELQSLADSFVKEVQEDLDDVCKNITNKINPIFPGHKVEFQQSIGKIDPDKIISTGSHIRISEPDKDSIPLSHQGAGMRRTFLWSSLGTLAEMGKVKQKKTAIPPERQRILLIEEPESFLHPPMIRSARDALYQLAEIAEWQVMTCTHSPIFIDVSKPHTTILRIEKKTFGSPRVFRSSDANFSEDDREQLRMVRSCHPTVAEFFFADTVLLVEGETEHAIFTYLMSQDNGDSGHWCHVVNCMGKPNIPLFAKILNQFGTPYTIIHDTDSPKVQRSGKWIASGMWTINKRIAEVVGFRDGKLPPCSLLAHIPDFEGYYFGEKIKSNKPYHAISKVRSAEFQASPKFAELLNIIHEPSKCDHAGIYSSYNELKVRVKDWVSETKPAPPEAWEIED